The Diospyros lotus cultivar Yz01 chromosome 15, ASM1463336v1, whole genome shotgun sequence genome has a window encoding:
- the LOC127792241 gene encoding trans-resveratrol di-O-methyltransferase-like, with product MAMANEYKTEELVQAHVLFRNQIWAFINSGSLRCAVQLGIPDVIHRHGKPMALSELVAALPIKQSKAHGIHRLMRVLVHSGFFAEQEGGYVLTLASRLLLKDEPLSVRAYALMAFHPAVVKPWSVMSDWFQNDDTAPFYTTELKNFWEYNAEETSFGDLFNAAMANDSKFIVYLMLKECKAAFEGLSSLVDVGGGTGTVARAIVESFPNMKCTVLDLPHVVANCQGSEKLDFVGGSMFEAIPPANAILLKEILHTWDDQACVKVLKKCKEAIPSKEKGGKVIIIDVVLDNQKEDDEFFRAQLFLDTTMLALVPGKERTKKEWAQLFYKAGFSHHRITQALGIKSLIEAYP from the exons atgGCTATGGCCAATGAATACAAAACTGAAGAGCTAGTTCAAGCTCATGTGCTTTTCCGAAATCAAATCTGGGCCTTCATAAACTCTGGATCATTGAGATGCGCAGTTCAGCTTGGAATACCAGATGTTATTCACAGACATGGAAAACCCATGGCTCTTAGCGAGCTAGTTGCTGCGCTTCCAATCAAGCAATCCAAAGCTCACGGCATTCATCGCCTGATGCGAGTTCTTGTCCATTCTGGCTTCTTTGCTGAGCAAGAAGGCGGCTATGTGCTCACACTCGCTTCAAGGCTCCTCCTAAAAGATGAGCCGTTGAGTGTGAGAGCATACGCCTTGATGGCGTTTCATCCTGCTGTGGTGAAACCCTGGAGCGTCATGAGCGATTGGTTCCAGAATGATGATACTGCGCCCTTTTATACAACTGAACTGAAGAATTTCTGGGAGTATAACGCTGAAGAAACGAGCTTTGGCGATTTGTTTAATGCAGCCATGGCTAATGATTCCAAGTTCATCGTATACTTGATGCTGAAAGAGTGCAAGGCAGCGTTTGAAGGGTTGAGCTCGTTGGTGGATGTTGGCGGCGGCACGGGGACCGTAGCCCGGGCCATTGTTGAATCATTCCCCAACATGAAGTGCACTGTGCTTGATCTCCCACACGTGGTTGCTAACTGCCAGGGGAGTGAAAAGCTAGACTTCGTTGGAGGGAGCATGTTTGAGGCAATTCCTCCCGCAAATGCAATCTTACTCAAG GAAATTCTGCATACTTGGGATGATCAAGCTTGTGTAAAGGTATTAAAGAAATGTAAAGAAGCAATTCCAAGCAAGGAAAAGGGTGGCAAGGTGATCATCATTGATGTTGTGTTGGACAAccagaaagaagatgatgagttTTTCCGAGCACAACTCTTTCTTGACACAACGATGTTGGCTCTCGTACCAGGTAAAGAAAGAACCAAGAAAGAATGGGCACAGCTCTTCTATAAAGCTGGCTTCAGTCACCACAGAATCACTCAAGCTTTGGGCATTAAGTCTCTCATTGAGGCTTATCCTTAA